A single window of Malus sylvestris chromosome 5, drMalSylv7.2, whole genome shotgun sequence DNA harbors:
- the LOC126622188 gene encoding uncharacterized protein ycf45 isoform X2 has product MSNGSLWATANTKPAAAVRVKRLNLNQKYYYKSSSISYSSSSSSSSFTGCLLRMRMGKRARMAMASNCLHHEQENHLLSLLQILPRDLHDNLLNQPQPKRAQLLEVIMDLGRLPEARYLDDLGAQYLRTTAVSLKELEDAQNAVGDFGGDNRAGIAGTLHRISAIRSRKGMIVGLTCRVGRAVSGHIDMVYDLLQYSKSILFIGRPGVGKTTVLREIARVMSDEYHKRVVIVDTSNEIGGDGNIPHAAIGRARRMQVTEPSMQHKVMIEAVENHMPEVIIVDEIGTESEALACRSIAERGVMLIATAHGQKLENIIKNPTLTDLVGGVETVTLGDGEAKSRKCQKTVLERQASPTFEFLIEMRQRDYWVTHQVRTRDKELKVVIERSKAYDQCDA; this is encoded by the exons ATGAGTAATGGTAGTTTGTGGGCAACTGCAAACACAAAGCCGGCGGCGGCGGTGAGAGTGAAGCGATTGAATTTGAACCAGAAGTACTACTACAAGAGCAGCAGCATTTCGtactcctcctcctcatcgTCCTCCTCCTTCACGGGGTGCCTCCTGCGAATGAGAATGGGAAAGAGGGCGCGTATGGCTATGGCTTCCAATTGCCTTCATCACGAGCAGGAGAACCATCTCCTCTCCTTGTTGCAG ATTCTTCCGCGTGATTTGCATGACAATTTGCTCAATCAACCCCAACCCAAACGAGCTCAACTCTTAGAG GTTATAATGGATTTGGGTCGACTGCCTGAAGCACGCTACCTTGATGATCTTGGCGCCCAATATTTGAGGACAACTGCG GTTTCATTGAAAGAGTTGGAGGATGCTCAAAATGCAGTTGGAGATTTTGGGGGGGACAATAGAGCTGGCATTGCGGGTACCTTGCACAGAATATCAGCAATCAGGAGTAGGAAAGGGATGATCGTTGGATTAACTTGCCGAGTTGGCAGGGCTGTTTCTGGTCATATTGACATGGTTTACGATCTGCTTCAATACAGCAAGAGCATCTTGTTTATCGGAAG GCCCGGGGTTGGTAAGACCACTGTTTTGCGAGAGATTGCTCGAGTCATGTCAGATGAATATCACAAAAGAGTG GTAATTGTTGATACAAGCAAtgaaataggaggggatggaaaTATTCCACATGCAGCAATAGGACGGGCGCGGAGAATGCAGGTAACAGAACCATCCATGCAACACAAAGTTATGATTGAGGCAGTTGAAAACCACATGCCTGAAGTGATCATTGTCGATGAGATTGGCACGGAATCTGAAGCTCTTGCTTGTCGCTCGATTGCCGAGAGAGGGGTCATGCTTATTGCTACTGCTCATGGGCAGAAGCTTGAGAATATAATAAAGAATCCTACTCTAACTGATCTG GTTGGAGGAGTAGAAACTGTTACTTTAGGAGATGGAGAAGCCAAATCTAGAAAATGTCAGAAAACCGTTCTTGAAAGACAAGCATCCCCAACATTTGAGTTCTTAATTGAGATGAGACAGAGGGACTATTGGGTTACACATCAG GTCAGGACAAGGGATAAGGAGTTGAAGGTTGTAATAGAAAGATCAAAGGCATATGACCAGTGTGATGCTTAA
- the LOC126622188 gene encoding uncharacterized protein ycf45 isoform X1, whose amino-acid sequence MSNGSLWATANTKPAAAVRVKRLNLNQKYYYKSSSISYSSSSSSSSFTGCLLRMRMGKRARMAMASNCLHHEQENHLLSLLQILPRDLHDNLLNQPQPKRAQLLEVIMDLGRLPEARYLDDLGAQYLRTTAVSLKELEDAQNAVGDFGGDNRAGIAGTLHRISAIRSRKGMIVGLTCRVGRAVSGHIDMVYDLLQYSKSILFIGRPGVGKTTVLREIARVMSDEYHKRVVIVDTSNEIGGDGNIPHAAIGRARRMQVTEPSMQHKVMIEAVENHMPEVIIVDEIGTESEALACRSIAERGVMLIATAHGQKLENIIKNPTLTDLVGGVETVTLGDGEAKSRKCQKTVLERQASPTFEFLIEMRQRDYWVTHQTAKSVDLLLCGKIPQVEVRTRDKELKVVIERSKAYDQCDA is encoded by the exons ATGAGTAATGGTAGTTTGTGGGCAACTGCAAACACAAAGCCGGCGGCGGCGGTGAGAGTGAAGCGATTGAATTTGAACCAGAAGTACTACTACAAGAGCAGCAGCATTTCGtactcctcctcctcatcgTCCTCCTCCTTCACGGGGTGCCTCCTGCGAATGAGAATGGGAAAGAGGGCGCGTATGGCTATGGCTTCCAATTGCCTTCATCACGAGCAGGAGAACCATCTCCTCTCCTTGTTGCAG ATTCTTCCGCGTGATTTGCATGACAATTTGCTCAATCAACCCCAACCCAAACGAGCTCAACTCTTAGAG GTTATAATGGATTTGGGTCGACTGCCTGAAGCACGCTACCTTGATGATCTTGGCGCCCAATATTTGAGGACAACTGCG GTTTCATTGAAAGAGTTGGAGGATGCTCAAAATGCAGTTGGAGATTTTGGGGGGGACAATAGAGCTGGCATTGCGGGTACCTTGCACAGAATATCAGCAATCAGGAGTAGGAAAGGGATGATCGTTGGATTAACTTGCCGAGTTGGCAGGGCTGTTTCTGGTCATATTGACATGGTTTACGATCTGCTTCAATACAGCAAGAGCATCTTGTTTATCGGAAG GCCCGGGGTTGGTAAGACCACTGTTTTGCGAGAGATTGCTCGAGTCATGTCAGATGAATATCACAAAAGAGTG GTAATTGTTGATACAAGCAAtgaaataggaggggatggaaaTATTCCACATGCAGCAATAGGACGGGCGCGGAGAATGCAGGTAACAGAACCATCCATGCAACACAAAGTTATGATTGAGGCAGTTGAAAACCACATGCCTGAAGTGATCATTGTCGATGAGATTGGCACGGAATCTGAAGCTCTTGCTTGTCGCTCGATTGCCGAGAGAGGGGTCATGCTTATTGCTACTGCTCATGGGCAGAAGCTTGAGAATATAATAAAGAATCCTACTCTAACTGATCTG GTTGGAGGAGTAGAAACTGTTACTTTAGGAGATGGAGAAGCCAAATCTAGAAAATGTCAGAAAACCGTTCTTGAAAGACAAGCATCCCCAACATTTGAGTTCTTAATTGAGATGAGACAGAGGGACTATTGGGTTACACATCAG ACAGCAAAGAGTGTAGACCTTCTGCTTTGCGGAAAAATCCCACAGGTCGAG GTCAGGACAAGGGATAAGGAGTTGAAGGTTGTAATAGAAAGATCAAAGGCATATGACCAGTGTGATGCTTAA
- the LOC126622190 gene encoding uncharacterized protein LOC126622190, giving the protein MMGSRGCREDDGGEGKGLLWKLPILRTQQLGKVGPAFGLGAGCGLGFGIGLLGGAGFGPGILGLQVGFGLGAGCGVALGFGYGVGKGIAYDDNRRYSNVGNLFRGENVDISPASQDLPTHDDIGALVEELVDNTKKLVRATTREMDKWRR; this is encoded by the exons ATGATGGGCAGCAGGGGGTGCAGAGAAGATGATGGAGGAGAGGGGAAGGGTTTGTTGTGGAAGCTTCCAATCCTTAGAACCCAGCAACTAGGGAAGGTGGGTCCCGCCTTTGGCCTCGGCGCTGGTTGCGGGTTGGGTTTTGGCATCGGCCTCCTCGGCG GCGCAGGATTTGGTCCTGGGATTCTTGGCTTGCAAGTTGGCTTTGGCCTTGGTGCTGGATGCGGGGTCGCCTTAGGATTCGGCTACGGTGTCGGAAAGGGCATTGCCTACGATGACAATCGCAGATACTCTAATGTAGGCAACCTTTTTCGTGGTGAAAATGTCGACATTTCTCCTGCTTCTCAAGATCTGCCTACTCA CGATGATATTGGTGCACTTGTTGAGGAGCTTGTTGATAATACAAAGAAACTTGTCAGAGCTACTACAAGAGAGATGGACAAGTGGAGAAGATGA